A single region of the Nitrospiraceae bacterium genome encodes:
- a CDS encoding helix-turn-helix domain-containing protein: MSLSSSVFSVLLLTSDPEIQAQYKQVFKDASITIVKDLTGMPKDAARRNFDAVIVESKPGSSVGTAVFPSNMDLSHCLVITGSRSALKRASKFMQVMGKHRTPVVNGAGALSLEDYLEEKMGDFVKGMRNGSARNLHPMLITAMERPLITLALQETKGNQIQAAELLGLNRNTLRKKIHDLHIPVKRGRAVHSRSA; encoded by the coding sequence ATGTCGCTCTCTTCATCCGTGTTTAGTGTCCTGTTGCTGACAAGCGATCCGGAAATTCAAGCCCAGTACAAACAAGTGTTTAAGGATGCGTCGATCACGATTGTGAAAGACCTCACCGGCATGCCGAAGGACGCGGCAAGACGAAATTTTGATGCCGTGATTGTCGAATCAAAGCCTGGCTCATCGGTCGGCACAGCCGTGTTCCCTAGCAATATGGACTTATCCCATTGCCTCGTAATTACTGGATCGCGCAGCGCGCTGAAGCGCGCATCAAAATTCATGCAGGTGATGGGAAAACACAGGACTCCAGTGGTAAATGGAGCGGGAGCCCTCTCGCTTGAGGATTACCTGGAAGAGAAGATGGGAGATTTCGTCAAGGGGATGCGGAACGGATCAGCACGTAACCTCCATCCGATGTTGATCACGGCGATGGAACGCCCCCTCATCACACTGGCGCTCCAGGAAACCAAGGGTAATCAGATTCAGGCGGCGGAATTATTGGGACTCAATCGCAATACGTTGCGAAAGAAGATTCATGATCTGCATATTCCAGTGAAACGTGGTCGAGCCGTACACAGTCGCAGCGCATAG
- a CDS encoding HU family DNA-binding protein, with protein MTKEELIAKMAASAGITKVAAGTALQAFTGAVTTSLKKGHRVTLVNFGTFTVAKRKARLGRNPRTGETIKIAAARVPKFSAGLELKKAVR; from the coding sequence ATGACCAAAGAAGAACTGATTGCAAAGATGGCGGCATCTGCCGGGATCACCAAAGTAGCCGCAGGAACGGCACTCCAAGCCTTCACCGGTGCGGTCACCACCTCATTGAAAAAGGGGCACCGCGTCACCCTGGTCAACTTCGGGACATTTACCGTCGCGAAGCGGAAAGCTCGCTTGGGTCGTAATCCTCGCACAGGAGAAACCATCAAGATTGCGGCGGCGAGGGTTCCGAAGTTCTCTGCGGGATTGGAACTGAAGAAAGCGGTGAGATAA
- the trpD gene encoding anthranilate phosphoribosyltransferase has translation MTTMQEFIAKIGKGPKAAKDLTWDEAKQAMKTLIEGDATQAQVGAFLLAMRIKMESVTELASFTATARSYVAPVPVPRELGVVDVPTYAGKQETFHALVGAAIVATAAGATILMHGYDGIPGRLGTAGILKGLGIPIDLEPKRIGDEIAKKGFAYLDIGLYHPPVYRFLEMRRELGVRNVFHPIARLLNPARATSQLVGLSHPPYFEKTAEVLRMLGCPRALVIRGVEGDPELSLASVTKVLELQDERITPLTLAPKDVGLTMGASREMAGFPPDQQEKEAELLKRILQNQIHGGPREWVLLNAAMLLYAAGRGTSMAACVPIARRTLEDGLAARKLEELVQEPAGIGRRL, from the coding sequence ATGACGACCATGCAGGAGTTCATCGCAAAAATCGGGAAGGGGCCCAAGGCAGCCAAGGATCTCACCTGGGACGAAGCCAAGCAGGCCATGAAGACTCTCATCGAAGGCGATGCGACGCAGGCGCAGGTCGGCGCCTTTCTGTTGGCCATGCGGATCAAAATGGAATCGGTCACGGAATTGGCGTCGTTTACTGCCACAGCCCGCTCGTATGTAGCGCCGGTTCCGGTCCCACGAGAGCTAGGTGTGGTTGACGTCCCAACCTATGCAGGAAAACAGGAAACCTTCCATGCCCTTGTAGGCGCCGCAATCGTGGCGACCGCAGCCGGGGCGACGATTTTGATGCATGGGTACGACGGGATCCCTGGACGACTCGGGACTGCGGGAATACTCAAGGGGCTGGGCATTCCTATTGATCTTGAGCCGAAACGGATCGGAGATGAAATTGCAAAGAAGGGGTTCGCCTACCTCGACATTGGATTGTATCACCCACCCGTCTATCGGTTTCTGGAAATGCGGCGAGAACTCGGTGTCCGGAACGTCTTTCATCCGATCGCACGACTGCTCAACCCGGCGAGAGCAACCTCGCAACTCGTAGGGCTCTCCCACCCACCCTATTTTGAGAAAACGGCCGAAGTGTTAAGGATGCTGGGTTGTCCTCGCGCGCTCGTTATTCGAGGGGTCGAAGGCGATCCGGAATTGTCGTTGGCCTCAGTAACGAAAGTCCTAGAGCTCCAAGACGAACGCATCACCCCGCTGACGCTGGCCCCGAAGGATGTCGGGTTAACGATGGGCGCCTCGCGCGAGATGGCCGGCTTTCCGCCTGATCAACAGGAGAAGGAGGCTGAACTGCTCAAACGGATTCTGCAGAACCAGATTCATGGTGGCCCGCGGGAATGGGTGTTGCTCAACGCGGCGATGCTGCTGTACGCAGCTGGCAGAGGCACGTCGATGGCCGCTTGTGTGCCGATCGCACGGCGGACGCTCGAAGACGGTCTCGCGGCGAGGAAGCTTGAAGAACTGGTTCAAGAACCGGCTGGCATCGGTCGTAGGCTCTGA
- a CDS encoding Rrf2 family transcriptional regulator, with protein MKVSLRATYGIMAAVDLAMGTGTTPIQARSIARRQAIPARFLEQVLHAMKKAGLVTSLRGAQGGYVLTKRPADLSIAEILEALDGPLLPSAGMNGQAASRRLSKPELLLGRIWEQVHQAERQVLEAITVEELAEQQRILEQQRSLMYHI; from the coding sequence ATGAAGGTATCTCTAAGGGCCACCTACGGAATTATGGCAGCGGTAGATCTTGCGATGGGAACAGGTACGACGCCGATCCAAGCCAGGTCTATCGCACGTCGACAAGCCATTCCTGCGCGTTTTCTAGAGCAGGTGTTGCACGCCATGAAAAAAGCTGGCCTCGTCACAAGCCTCCGTGGAGCCCAGGGTGGATATGTGCTGACCAAAAGGCCTGCCGACTTGTCCATTGCTGAAATCCTCGAAGCTCTCGATGGCCCGCTCTTACCATCGGCAGGTATGAACGGCCAGGCAGCTTCCAGACGGTTGAGCAAACCCGAACTCCTCCTGGGCAGAATCTGGGAGCAGGTCCACCAAGCAGAACGTCAAGTGCTGGAGGCAATCACGGTCGAAGAGCTTGCCGAACAACAACGTATCCTCGAACAACAACGGTCCTTGATGTACCACATTTGA
- the cysD gene encoding sulfate adenylyltransferase subunit CysD has product MDHLRQLEDQSVYILREAYKHFDHLGMLWSMGKDSTVLLWLARKAFFGHIPFPLLHVDTSYKIPAMIEYRDRLAREWRLNLVVGQNKEALAAGMNHTMGRVTCCTALKTNGLKQLIENKGYTGIILGVRADEEGTRAKERYFSPRDKHGDWDFRDQPPELWNQFKTTFPPGTHIRIHPLLDWTEINIWEYIKLENIPFIDLYLDKGDGTRYRSLGCAPCTFPIKSTAKNVDDIINELRHTTVAERSGRAQDEGRGMELLRKDGYM; this is encoded by the coding sequence GTGGATCACCTTCGCCAATTGGAAGATCAAAGTGTCTACATCTTGCGCGAGGCCTACAAGCACTTCGATCATCTCGGCATGCTGTGGTCGATGGGCAAAGACTCGACCGTGCTTTTGTGGTTGGCACGCAAAGCCTTCTTCGGGCACATACCTTTCCCGCTCTTGCACGTCGATACCAGCTATAAGATTCCAGCGATGATCGAATATCGAGACCGATTGGCCCGCGAGTGGCGGTTGAACTTGGTGGTGGGGCAAAACAAGGAGGCGCTTGCCGCCGGGATGAATCACACGATGGGACGGGTGACCTGTTGTACAGCGCTCAAAACCAACGGGCTCAAACAGCTTATCGAAAATAAAGGCTACACGGGGATTATTCTTGGCGTTCGGGCGGATGAAGAAGGGACGCGAGCCAAGGAACGTTATTTCTCACCTCGCGACAAGCACGGGGATTGGGACTTTCGCGATCAACCGCCTGAGCTGTGGAATCAGTTCAAGACGACCTTCCCGCCGGGCACCCATATCCGAATCCATCCGTTGCTGGATTGGACCGAGATCAACATCTGGGAATACATCAAGTTGGAGAATATTCCATTCATCGATCTTTATCTCGACAAGGGGGACGGAACCCGGTATCGAAGCCTCGGCTGCGCCCCCTGTACGTTTCCCATCAAATCTACGGCCAAGAACGTAGACGACATCATTAACGAACTCCGGCACACGACCGTGGCGGAGCGATCGGGCCGTGCGCAGGACGAGGGGCGGGGGATGGAGTTGTTGAGGAAGGACGGGTATATGTGA
- a CDS encoding sulfurtransferase TusA family protein: MSRTLTSTIPIQIQPIPTAIVEEIETFEAEAKRMIAGEIANDLFKPFRLQYGIYGQRQAGVQMVRIKIPFGGLTSNQLRRLAELAERYATGVGHVTTRQDIQLHFVELKNVPTIMRGLAEVGLTTREACANTVRNVTACHLAGVCQGEVFDVTPYAKTVALHLLRNPLNQSLPRKFKIAFSGCKHDCALTPIHDIGLLALRQEDGTVGFRMVAGGGLGAAPRIAQVLREFTPIDELIPSIEAVIKVFDTLGNRKNRNKARMKFVIEKLGFGEFKRGWEQAYTDMGYARPNHEPIRLLEHADQPVPLIMPTSNRATYAALSSNGDPNGHQHETPFEMWKRTNVVRQKQNGYATAAVKLFMGDLTSDQMLFVADLAERYSNGNIRTTINQNMVIRWVPEERLADFYQDLVSQNLADPGAELVEDIIACPGTDTCGLGITSSKGMARALAEVFPAGRVAKDLAGVSVKISGCHNSCAQHHIATIGLHGVGKRLGDHVAPHYELHLGGKVNGTAKIGHMTVKLPAKSVPAAITHLIEVYRRDRQPGEGLPAFIDRMGKHKLKDELILYTIVPSHDEDPTFYYDWEGDNEFVLEDLGPGECAGGALEMIENGILEADQELYQTRLLVEKHQYSVSVNKSYRAVLAATKALLVTEGIDPATDAETLREFEQRLAPKGVVPAMYRELGKLVADLGPKETTAEFAQAKMAFAKGFVDACRVATERMGKDLKFAGEAETSPVSKLAAPAVKPVVASVTSASGGAAVYDLRGVACPLNYVKTKLKLEMMDAGEQLEVWLDAGEPIKNVPMSLKNDGHKILLQEALEPEAAHYRVLVEKVE, encoded by the coding sequence ATGAGCCGTACATTGACGAGCACGATCCCCATTCAGATTCAGCCGATTCCAACGGCGATTGTCGAGGAGATTGAAACGTTTGAGGCTGAAGCAAAGCGGATGATAGCGGGAGAAATCGCGAACGATCTGTTCAAGCCGTTCCGTCTGCAGTATGGCATCTATGGCCAACGCCAGGCGGGTGTGCAGATGGTCCGCATCAAGATTCCTTTCGGAGGCCTGACGTCCAATCAGCTTCGCCGGCTGGCCGAGCTGGCGGAACGGTACGCCACCGGTGTCGGCCATGTGACCACCCGCCAGGATATCCAACTGCATTTCGTCGAATTGAAGAATGTTCCCACGATTATGCGCGGCCTTGCTGAAGTGGGGCTCACCACGAGAGAAGCGTGCGCCAATACGGTGCGGAACGTGACCGCATGTCATCTTGCCGGCGTCTGTCAGGGAGAGGTCTTTGATGTCACGCCCTACGCCAAGACAGTCGCGCTGCACTTGCTCCGCAATCCGTTGAACCAAAGCTTGCCTCGCAAGTTCAAGATCGCGTTTTCCGGGTGCAAGCACGACTGCGCACTCACGCCTATCCACGACATCGGGTTGCTGGCTCTTCGACAAGAGGACGGCACAGTCGGATTCCGCATGGTTGCCGGCGGCGGGTTAGGGGCTGCTCCTCGCATTGCACAAGTGCTCCGAGAGTTTACGCCGATCGATGAGCTCATTCCGAGCATCGAAGCGGTGATCAAGGTTTTCGATACGTTAGGGAATCGCAAGAACCGGAATAAGGCACGGATGAAATTCGTGATCGAGAAACTGGGCTTTGGAGAATTCAAACGCGGGTGGGAACAAGCGTATACGGACATGGGTTACGCTCGACCGAATCATGAGCCTATCAGACTATTGGAGCATGCCGATCAGCCAGTGCCGCTTATCATGCCGACGTCCAACAGGGCAACGTATGCCGCCCTCTCAAGCAACGGCGACCCCAACGGACATCAACATGAGACGCCGTTTGAAATGTGGAAGAGGACCAACGTCGTCAGGCAGAAGCAGAATGGCTACGCCACCGCAGCGGTTAAGCTTTTCATGGGGGACCTCACATCCGATCAGATGCTCTTTGTCGCCGATCTGGCAGAGCGCTATTCCAACGGCAACATTCGGACGACGATCAATCAAAACATGGTCATCCGGTGGGTTCCAGAAGAGAGGCTGGCCGACTTCTACCAGGACCTTGTATCGCAAAATCTTGCTGACCCCGGGGCGGAACTCGTGGAAGACATCATCGCCTGCCCCGGTACCGATACCTGCGGACTGGGCATCACGTCGTCAAAGGGCATGGCACGAGCGCTTGCGGAAGTCTTTCCAGCCGGACGAGTGGCGAAGGATCTTGCAGGCGTCTCCGTGAAGATCAGCGGCTGTCACAACTCTTGCGCCCAACATCATATCGCCACGATCGGGTTACACGGCGTGGGAAAACGTCTCGGCGACCATGTTGCACCTCACTATGAATTACATCTCGGCGGGAAGGTGAACGGCACGGCCAAGATCGGTCACATGACGGTCAAGTTACCGGCGAAGAGCGTTCCTGCGGCCATTACCCATTTGATCGAGGTTTACCGACGGGACCGTCAGCCGGGAGAGGGATTGCCGGCCTTTATCGACCGGATGGGCAAACACAAATTGAAGGACGAGTTGATCCTCTACACGATAGTACCGTCACATGACGAAGACCCAACCTTCTACTATGACTGGGAAGGAGACAATGAATTCGTACTCGAAGACCTGGGGCCGGGCGAATGTGCCGGCGGAGCACTCGAGATGATTGAGAACGGCATTCTCGAAGCAGATCAAGAACTGTATCAGACAAGGCTCTTAGTCGAGAAACATCAGTACTCGGTTTCCGTGAATAAGTCTTATCGGGCAGTTTTGGCCGCAACGAAGGCGTTGTTGGTGACAGAAGGGATCGATCCGGCGACCGATGCAGAAACCTTGCGGGAATTCGAACAGCGACTGGCGCCCAAGGGCGTCGTGCCAGCCATGTATCGCGAGCTTGGGAAACTCGTAGCAGACTTGGGACCGAAGGAGACTACTGCGGAGTTTGCTCAAGCCAAGATGGCGTTTGCCAAGGGCTTCGTCGACGCCTGCCGTGTTGCGACGGAACGGATGGGGAAAGATTTGAAGTTTGCGGGAGAGGCCGAGACATCCCCTGTCTCCAAACTCGCTGCTCCAGCTGTAAAGCCAGTTGTTGCTTCTGTGACTTCTGCATCAGGCGGTGCGGCAGTGTACGATCTTCGTGGCGTAGCGTGCCCGCTTAACTATGTGAAGACCAAGTTGAAACTCGAAATGATGGATGCGGGTGAACAACTGGAAGTCTGGCTGGATGCAGGAGAACCGATCAAGAATGTGCCGATGAGCCTAAAAAATGACGGGCACAAGATCCTCCTGCAGGAGGCGCTTGAACCGGAAGCGGCACATTATCGGGTGTTGGTCGAGAAAGTGGAGTGA
- a CDS encoding Mrp/NBP35 family ATP-binding protein: MAPEKDLKEILGKLRYSDDAKVVQQITEQTKNVHARMAGIKHKLVVMSGKGGVGKSMTTVNLALAFARQGAKVGLLDVDLNGPCVPRMLGLHGQSLQMTPEGAIPPIGPLGIKVASMDFFLDEASPVRWKGPMDVSPVWLGLMEMNVIREFLADVVWGELDVLLADLPPGAAADKPPVIAGFIPDLAGAIVVTTPSEVASDVVQKSVTYARDMGIKVLGIVENMSEYRCPSCGEQNELFEGNTEAMCEVLDLPLLGRIPFDRKLARTFDKGAPLLDESYPTIQRYQDIAGRIRTLLDYKKVLADKL; this comes from the coding sequence ATGGCTCCTGAAAAGGACTTGAAGGAAATTCTCGGGAAATTGCGGTACTCCGACGACGCGAAGGTGGTCCAACAGATTACCGAGCAGACGAAGAATGTTCATGCCCGGATGGCCGGCATTAAGCACAAGCTGGTCGTGATGAGCGGCAAGGGCGGAGTCGGCAAGAGCATGACGACCGTCAATCTGGCGCTGGCTTTTGCCCGTCAGGGGGCCAAAGTTGGACTCCTCGATGTGGACCTGAACGGTCCCTGTGTTCCCCGCATGCTGGGGCTGCACGGTCAATCACTCCAGATGACTCCTGAAGGAGCCATCCCTCCAATCGGTCCGCTTGGTATAAAGGTCGCCTCGATGGATTTCTTCCTCGACGAAGCATCGCCGGTTCGTTGGAAGGGCCCGATGGATGTCAGCCCGGTATGGCTGGGACTCATGGAAATGAACGTCATCCGAGAGTTCTTAGCCGATGTGGTCTGGGGTGAGTTGGACGTGCTGCTCGCCGACCTGCCTCCTGGTGCAGCCGCCGACAAGCCACCGGTGATCGCGGGTTTCATCCCTGACCTAGCTGGTGCGATTGTCGTCACGACACCGTCGGAAGTGGCTTCAGATGTCGTTCAAAAGTCCGTGACGTATGCGCGTGACATGGGGATCAAGGTGTTGGGAATCGTGGAAAATATGAGTGAGTATCGTTGCCCGTCCTGCGGTGAGCAGAATGAATTGTTTGAGGGCAATACCGAAGCTATGTGCGAGGTCTTGGACCTTCCGCTCCTTGGACGCATTCCGTTTGACCGGAAGTTGGCCCGCACATTCGACAAGGGAGCCCCCTTGCTCGACGAGAGCTACCCGACCATTCAGCGATATCAGGACATTGCCGGGCGTATCCGTACCTTGCTGGACTATAAGAAGGTCCTGGCGGATAAGCTGTGA
- a CDS encoding GTP-binding protein: protein MKHTETKPSETLNIVIVGHVDHGKSTLLGRLYADTGSLPDGKLEKVQAICRQQGKEFEYAFLFDAFLEEQEQGITIDTARTFFTWKGRQYIIIDAPGHKEFLKNMISGAARAEAALLLIDALEGVKEQSKKHGYLLSLLGVRQFAVVVNKMDLVGYRQDVFEGIEKEYREFLGQFKAVPERIIPVSAKLGDNIVSRSETMPWYSGPTVLETLSLFQKERARSEQPLRLPIQDVYKFDARRIIAGRIAAGRLKVGDQLVFSPSNKRANIKSVEAFNIEPFPTEAHAGQSVGITLDEQIFVERGEIASHQGELPPVSTAFRANLFWLGRRPLEHGRKYILRVATKEVDCEVATIHRIIDTTDLNQQQGGASVGRNQVAELTLRTKAPVAFDLSSSFETTGRFVLVDEYDIAGGGIVTEMVRDDQEFLREEARRRDFAWVKGEVGVEERAQQFGHRAAIVLVTGGRHTGKSFLAKKLEARLVADGRHAYLLDGENLRRGLDADLSETERSQTTEMARRYGEVARLLIDTGLIVVSTTNPFGLAYSEAAQAIRTLVHPAPVIAVHMSKVPEEPPPGTDIALSGPTDFDAATRQILDELKRRGVLAQAIGAKPTFQYSI, encoded by the coding sequence ATGAAGCACACAGAAACCAAACCATCCGAGACTTTGAATATCGTTATCGTCGGCCACGTCGATCACGGCAAATCCACTTTGTTGGGGCGTCTCTATGCTGACACGGGGTCGTTGCCGGATGGAAAACTGGAAAAGGTGCAAGCCATTTGCCGGCAGCAGGGGAAGGAATTCGAGTACGCATTCCTGTTCGATGCTTTCTTAGAGGAGCAGGAACAGGGCATCACGATCGATACAGCAAGAACATTCTTCACATGGAAGGGCCGGCAATACATCATTATCGACGCGCCGGGTCACAAAGAGTTTCTGAAGAACATGATTTCCGGTGCAGCGCGTGCTGAAGCGGCGCTGCTTCTCATCGATGCCTTGGAAGGGGTCAAGGAGCAATCCAAAAAACACGGGTATCTGCTCTCTTTGTTGGGAGTCCGACAGTTTGCCGTCGTCGTCAACAAAATGGATCTTGTCGGCTATCGACAGGATGTCTTCGAGGGCATTGAAAAGGAATATCGGGAGTTCCTCGGTCAGTTCAAGGCGGTGCCAGAGCGGATTATTCCCGTGAGCGCCAAGCTGGGCGACAACATTGTCAGTCGCAGCGAGACCATGCCTTGGTACAGCGGGCCGACGGTTCTGGAGACGCTCAGCCTGTTTCAGAAAGAGAGGGCTCGATCCGAACAGCCACTACGCCTGCCCATCCAAGATGTCTATAAGTTCGATGCTCGCCGGATCATCGCCGGTCGGATTGCGGCAGGGCGGTTGAAAGTCGGCGACCAGCTTGTCTTTTCTCCATCGAACAAACGCGCGAACATCAAATCGGTCGAGGCCTTCAATATCGAGCCTTTTCCCACTGAGGCCCATGCGGGGCAGTCAGTCGGTATTACGCTCGATGAGCAGATCTTTGTGGAGCGAGGTGAGATCGCCTCACACCAGGGTGAGTTGCCTCCGGTCTCGACGGCCTTTCGCGCCAATCTGTTTTGGCTGGGACGTCGGCCATTGGAACACGGACGAAAATATATCCTCCGAGTCGCCACCAAGGAGGTCGACTGCGAAGTGGCGACGATTCATCGGATAATTGACACGACGGACTTGAATCAACAGCAGGGCGGAGCGTCGGTCGGCAGGAATCAAGTGGCAGAGCTGACGCTTAGAACCAAGGCTCCTGTGGCGTTTGATCTCTCGTCCTCGTTTGAGACCACTGGTCGTTTCGTGTTGGTCGATGAGTACGATATTGCCGGTGGAGGAATCGTCACGGAAATGGTCCGTGATGATCAGGAGTTTCTGCGGGAAGAAGCTCGCCGCCGGGATTTTGCGTGGGTCAAAGGCGAGGTGGGGGTCGAAGAACGAGCACAGCAATTCGGCCATAGGGCTGCGATTGTGCTCGTCACGGGAGGTCGCCATACCGGCAAGTCGTTCTTGGCCAAAAAGCTAGAGGCCAGGCTCGTTGCAGACGGTCGCCATGCCTACCTTCTGGACGGAGAAAACCTCCGGCGCGGGCTGGATGCCGACTTGTCCGAAACGGAGCGAAGCCAAACCACGGAAATGGCTCGGCGGTACGGTGAGGTGGCAAGACTCTTGATCGATACAGGGCTGATCGTCGTATCGACCACGAATCCATTCGGCTTAGCCTACTCGGAGGCGGCGCAAGCCATTCGTACCCTCGTTCACCCGGCGCCAGTCATTGCGGTTCACATGAGCAAAGTACCGGAAGAGCCTCCCCCTGGGACTGATATCGCTCTCTCCGGTCCGACTGACTTCGACGCGGCGACGCGTCAAATCTTGGACGAACTCAAGCGTCGAGGTGTGTTGGCGCAGGCCATCGGAGCGAAGCCGACCTTTCAGTATTCGATCTAG
- a CDS encoding phosphoadenylyl-sulfate reductase yields MTKLSSEELKAWGESLEAKQPQEILAAVIDRYAPEIVLACSFGAEDVVLVDMIHRINPTVPLFYLDTDFLFPETYAVRDRIVQRYGLKPEQVIQMKSLLTPEAQAQQYGERLWAQEPREKGPDRCCNLRKVEPLTRVLKHYAAWITGIRRDQSPTRVNAGVIEWDDRFQLAKVNPLAKWTWDDVWTYIHLYEVPYNELHDRNYPSIGCTHCTAPVMPGEDLRAGRWKNFGKTECGLHKAS; encoded by the coding sequence ATGACGAAACTGTCATCAGAAGAATTGAAGGCCTGGGGAGAATCGTTGGAGGCGAAGCAACCGCAGGAGATCTTGGCGGCGGTAATCGACCGATATGCGCCTGAGATTGTGCTGGCCTGTAGTTTCGGAGCAGAGGATGTCGTCCTGGTGGACATGATCCACCGTATCAATCCGACCGTTCCACTGTTTTATCTGGATACGGATTTTCTGTTTCCCGAAACCTACGCGGTCCGTGACCGCATCGTCCAACGGTACGGATTAAAGCCCGAACAAGTCATTCAGATGAAGTCCCTCCTCACTCCGGAAGCCCAGGCGCAACAATATGGCGAACGCTTGTGGGCTCAAGAGCCTCGAGAAAAAGGGCCGGACCGTTGCTGCAACCTGCGAAAGGTCGAACCGCTGACTCGTGTGTTGAAACACTACGCAGCCTGGATCACCGGAATCAGACGAGACCAGTCACCGACTAGAGTCAACGCCGGTGTGATTGAATGGGATGACAGGTTTCAACTGGCCAAAGTTAATCCACTCGCGAAGTGGACGTGGGACGACGTCTGGACCTACATTCATCTGTACGAAGTGCCTTACAACGAGTTGCATGATCGTAATTATCCCAGCATCGGCTGTACTCACTGTACGGCTCCCGTCATGCCGGGAGAAGATCTTCGTGCAGGACGCTGGAAAAATTTCGGGAAGACCGAGTGCGGGTTGCACAAGGCGTCATGA